The genomic window TTGAACATATATTTGAGCCATATTTTACAACTAAACATAAATCTTTAGGTACAGGAATTGGTTTATATATGAGTGAAGAGATTATTACAAAACAATTAAAAGGTGAAATTATCGTTTCAAATAAGGAATTTACATATAAATATGAAAAGTGTAAAGGGGCAGAATTTAAAATTATCATTAAAAAAATATAGGAATTGTGTTACAAATATTATCATTTCGTATATATTTTATTGCTATTTTATTGTAATGATTTTTTTATCATAAAAATATCATATGGGATAACTATTCTTCTTGTAATTTTTTATAGGAGGAAATTAAATGGGTTTAGGTCTTCAAGCATTTTTTGCTGTATTGCCAATACTTCTTGCTGGTATTTTACTAGTAGGTCTTAGAGTTTCAGCAAAAAAAGCAATGCCATTAGTTTACATATCAGCGGTTGCTATTGCATACGTAGTTTGGGAAGTTTCATTTAGTAGAGTTTTAGCTTCTACGATTGAGGGTGTATTAATTACAGTTTCAGTTTTATGGATTATTTTTGGAGCTATCTTGCTTCTAAATACACTTAAACATTCAGGTGCAATTGTTGTAATTAGAGAAGGATTTAATAATATTAGTCCAGATAGAAGAATTCAAGCAATTATTGTAGCTTGGTTATTTGGATGTTTTATTGAAGGTGCTTCAGGATTTGGAACGCCAGCTGCAATAGCTGCTCCTTTACTTGTTGCAATTGGTTTCCCTGCAATGGCTGCTGTTATGTTAGGAATGATGGTACAAAGTACACCTGTTTCTTTTGGAGCGGTTGGAACTCCAATTTTAATTGGAGTAAATAAAGGTTTAGATTCAGCAGGTATTGGTGCAACTTTACAAAATTTAGGTTCATCTTGGGATACTTATTTACAAATAATTACTTCTGAAGTTGCTATTACTCATGCAATTACTGGAACATTGATTCCTTTATTTATGTGTGTTATGCTTACTAGATTTTTTGGTGAAAACAAATCTTGGAGTGAAGGTTTAGCAATTATTCCTTTTGCTATTTTTGGAGGAATTGCGTTTACTATTCCTTATGCACTAACTGGTATATTCTTAGGTGCTGAATTCCCATCTTTAATTGGATCTTTAGTTGGTCTTGCTGTTGTTATAACTGCTGCTAAAAAAGGATTTTTAGTTCCTAAAAAAACTTGGGATTTTGCTCCAGTGGAAAAATGGCCATCTTCTTGGATGTCAAAATTTGAGATGAAATTTGATGCAATGACTTCAAAAATTCCAATGTCTTTAACAAAAGCTTGGATTCCATATATTTTAGTTGCAATTGTTTTAGTAATCACAAGAGTTAGTCCAGATGTGAAAAAATTCATATCTTCATTTTCATTCTCTTACAAAAATATTTTAGGAGAAGGGCTTAACTTTACTATGGCACCTTTATATTTACCAGGTGGGATTTTAGTATTTGTAGTACTTATTACTTATTTCTTACATAAAATGGAATTTAAAGAGATAAAAGAGGCTATTGGTGAATCTTCAAAAGTTATGATTGGTGCTGGATTTGTATTAATGTTTACAGTTCCACTTGTTAGGATTTTAATTAATTCAGGTGTAAATGCTTCTGGATTTGATTCTATGCCAATTGCAATGGCAAACTTTGTTGCTCACTCAGTTGGAGATATTTATCCATTTTTTGCCCCAATGGTTGGAGCTTTAGGTGCATTTATTGCTGGAAGTAATACTGTTTCAAATATGATGTTATCACAATTCCAATTTGGTGTTGCAGATGCTCTTGGTATTTCAACAGCATTTATGGTAGCTCTTCAAGCCGTTGGTGCTGCTGCTGGTAATATGATTGCAATTCATAATGTTGTTGCAGCTAGTGCCACTGTTGGATTACTTGATCAAGAAGGTGAAACTTTAAGAAAAACTGTAATTCCAACTATTTATTATTGTGTTGTTGCAGGAATCATTGGTCTTATTGGTATGTATGTTTTAGGACTTGCAGATCCATTAATGAAATAAATAAAAAAGGAAGATTTTATAATCTTCCTTTTTTTATTAAGAATGGCTATTTTTAACTATATTATTTATCTGATTTAACATAGATTCATAATCATTATATTTTATATTTATAGGGTATAACTCTTTTTCAGATTTTAAAATCAATGATGGAAAACTTCTTACATTTAGTGAACGTCTAAAATTTAACTCATTTTGTAAATCTTCTTCTATTTTTTGTGATTTTAAATCTTCTTCAAACTTTTTTTCATCCATTCCAATATTTTTTGCCAATTCAATAAGCGTTGAAGCATCACTTGGATTTAAGGCTTTTTGATAATAAGCTTCTTGAATAGCTTCTATCATCTCATCCTCTTTATCTTCATCTCTTGCTAAAATGGTAGCTTGACAAGCTAGATAAGTTGAACGTCTAGGTTTACACTCTTTCCAAAAATCATGGTTAAATTTTGTTCCAACAACATCTTCAATTTCATACCAAATAGCTTCAATTTTTTCTTGCATCTCTTTTGGCATAATTTCATCGCTATGTTTTGCTAAACCTCCAACCACATGAACTAATTTTATATTATCAGCTAAATATTTTCTAAGTTCATCTAAAGTTGGTTTAAAAGCATAACACCATGAACACATTGGGTCATGAACATGATATAAACTGTAAATCATAAATTTCCTTTTAAAGTAGATTAATATTTTTATTTAGACTAACATTATTGCAATAAAATACTTCTAAATTGAAATTAAATATTTTTGTGTACAATATAGAAGATATTAAAAGGATTTTTATGGAATATGAAGAGTTTGAAAAAGCTGTTGATATGTTTGGAATATTAACAAGGGTTTCAAGAAAAGATTTAAAAAAGAAGTATTTAAAACTATCAAAAATATACCATCCAGATATGGAAACTGGAAGTGAAGAAAAGTTTTTGGAATTGAAAAAAAATTATGATTTATTATGTGCATACATGGATTCATACTACTTTTCATTTGATAAAGATGAGTTTAAACATCAGTTTCCTTCATTTACAAATTATAAAAACTGGAATAAATAGGAGATTAAAATGTTCGAAGAAAAAATAAAAGATTTAGTTACAAGTGCCTTAGTTGTTGATTCATATTGTTTGGGAACTCATTGGGTTTATGATGAGCAACAATTAATTAATAATTCAATTGATTGGAATGGTTTAAATGCACCATTAGCTATGTGGCATAAGGGAAAAACAGCAGGTGATTTTACTCACTATGGTGACCAAACTTTATGGTTATATGAATTTTTAAAAGATAAAGATAATTTTGATGAAGAAGCTTTTAAAGATTTTTGGTTTGAAAAAATGCAAACTTATACAGGTTATGTGGATGGAGCTTCAAGAAATACAATTGAAAATATCAAAAATAAAATAGAACCATCAGGTTCAACTTCTACAGATTTATCAATTGTTGGAAGAATTGCTCCACTTTTAAAAGTTTCAAAAACAAAAGAAAAGTTTTATAAAAATGTAGAAAAGTTTGTAAATATCACTCATAATAGCCAATTAGCAAAAGAGTGTGCTGATTTTTTTGCAAAATTATTGATTTTAGTTTTAGAAAAAAATGATATAAAAGAATCAATTTTAAAATTAAAAGATGAGTGTAATGAACATTTTCAAGATATGCTAGAAA from Arcobacter venerupis includes these protein-coding regions:
- a CDS encoding L-lactate permease; this encodes MGLGLQAFFAVLPILLAGILLVGLRVSAKKAMPLVYISAVAIAYVVWEVSFSRVLASTIEGVLITVSVLWIIFGAILLLNTLKHSGAIVVIREGFNNISPDRRIQAIIVAWLFGCFIEGASGFGTPAAIAAPLLVAIGFPAMAAVMLGMMVQSTPVSFGAVGTPILIGVNKGLDSAGIGATLQNLGSSWDTYLQIITSEVAITHAITGTLIPLFMCVMLTRFFGENKSWSEGLAIIPFAIFGGIAFTIPYALTGIFLGAEFPSLIGSLVGLAVVITAAKKGFLVPKKTWDFAPVEKWPSSWMSKFEMKFDAMTSKIPMSLTKAWIPYILVAIVLVITRVSPDVKKFISSFSFSYKNILGEGLNFTMAPLYLPGGILVFVVLITYFLHKMEFKEIKEAIGESSKVMIGAGFVLMFTVPLVRILINSGVNASGFDSMPIAMANFVAHSVGDIYPFFAPMVGALGAFIAGSNTVSNMMLSQFQFGVADALGISTAFMVALQAVGAAAGNMIAIHNVVAASATVGLLDQEGETLRKTVIPTIYYCVVAGIIGLIGMYVLGLADPLMK
- a CDS encoding DsbA family protein; protein product: MIYSLYHVHDPMCSWCYAFKPTLDELRKYLADNIKLVHVVGGLAKHSDEIMPKEMQEKIEAIWYEIEDVVGTKFNHDFWKECKPRRSTYLACQATILARDEDKEDEMIEAIQEAYYQKALNPSDASTLIELAKNIGMDEKKFEEDLKSQKIEEDLQNELNFRRSLNVRSFPSLILKSEKELYPINIKYNDYESMLNQINNIVKNSHS
- a CDS encoding DnaJ domain-containing protein → MEYEEFEKAVDMFGILTRVSRKDLKKKYLKLSKIYHPDMETGSEEKFLELKKNYDLLCAYMDSYYFSFDKDEFKHQFPSFTNYKNWNK
- a CDS encoding ADP-ribosylglycohydrolase family protein gives rise to the protein MFEEKIKDLVTSALVVDSYCLGTHWVYDEQQLINNSIDWNGLNAPLAMWHKGKTAGDFTHYGDQTLWLYEFLKDKDNFDEEAFKDFWFEKMQTYTGYVDGASRNTIENIKNKIEPSGSTSTDLSIVGRIAPLLKVSKTKEKFYKNVEKFVNITHNSQLAKECADFFAKLLILVLEKNDIKESILKLKDECNEHFQDMLEKALNSKDEDSFKAIRDFGPACGINDGFSGVIHLLVKYDNLKQMLIANSKAGGDTSARAMIATIIFMANNEIGQLPKEWMNINAKI